In Desulfofustis limnaeus, the genomic stretch GAAAACCAAAAACTCTTTTTGAAAAACGTATCCAAGACCTTCCACGGCCGTGACATTATGGCCCCGGTGGCCGCCCGACTTGCCTCCGGGATGTCAATCGTCCATGTGGGGCCGCGTATCGCCAGAGACGCATGTGCTCTGATCAGCCTTCGGGACCCGATCGTAAAACGTGACGGTATTGCCGGTGAGGTCATCAGCGTCGACTCGTTTGGTAACCTCAGGACCAATATCACCAAGGCTCACTTAAGCCGTGTCGATCTCGGCGAAAAACCCTGCGTCACCTTGCGCTCCTACGCCATCGGGTTCTCCTCCGGCAGCTACGAAGACGTCAGCGACACTCTGCCGACCGCCATCATCAATAGCAGCGGGGAACTGGAGGTCTGCGTGAAAAAAGGGAATGCCGCCCGGCTCTTGCGTGCCGGCCGGGGCGAACGGGTCTTCGTACACGGCCATCGCAGCGGCTGTCAGGACGCCGACTTGGCGATCTGATCGCCGCCGGACGGCACCCATCTTTAATGGAGCAGGGCAAAACGCTGCCAGAAATCAGGAAACGATTTTTTTACACAGGTCTCACCGGTAATCCGCACACCCGGTACCCGCAAACCAGCCAGGGCCATGCTCATGGCCATTCGGTGGTCGTTGTAGGTCTCGATTTCGGCCCCGCGTAGCCCTCTGCCGCCACGGCCATGGACCACCATTTTGTCCGGATACTCGTCCACCCGTACGCCGATCTTGCCAAGTTCGGT encodes the following:
- a CDS encoding SAM hydrolase/SAM-dependent halogenase family protein; this translates as MRQSGFPITLTTDFGLQDEYVGVMKGVILMINKGIPIIDLTHGIPPQDIRQAARVIGNNYRYFPPGTVHVCVVDPGVGTNRRIIALQCDTLFFIGPDNGVFTQLLNSSESVDVYQVENQKLFLKNVSKTFHGRDIMAPVAARLASGMSIVHVGPRIARDACALISLRDPIVKRDGIAGEVISVDSFGNLRTNITKAHLSRVDLGEKPCVTLRSYAIGFSSGSYEDVSDTLPTAIINSSGELEVCVKKGNAARLLRAGRGERVFVHGHRSGCQDADLAI